The region ATGCATATTGAAAAACAAATGATGGGGGGTCACCTCACATGTAATCTCTGCATATTTACGCAGATATATAATGGTCTCAATCGATCTTTGAGTACTAACGTGCTGGATATGAAACCTTTTAAAACCATATTCTAATCCAAGCATGACATTTCTAAATATAGATATTGCCTCATTCGACACAGGACGAGTCTTATTACTCAAATTCGTTCCATCATAAAAAATCCCATCCAATTCGTGCAGTTGACTGTGATCAAGTAAAAGATATGGCTTTTTATTTTTAAAAGCATTGAGAATTCTTCTGGTATCGTATTCAAAACCATCATTTGAATAACACAGAATCTTTCTTCCATCTGGATGAAGTTCTCCAAAGATAGAACATGCCCAGTAAAAGTCAACAATTTTATCTCTTGCAAGTTCTAAATGTTCGTGAAAAATCTGGTATGTTTCGATTGAAGGTAAAGTATTCGGCTGTATCAGGACCCTTCCAAAACCGCCAGCTATAGCTGCTTTTTGAAGCGAGGAATAATCTTCCTGACCATTCAACCTCACATGCGTGTGGATGTCAAAAAATGTCGGACAGGCTATAAGACCCCGGGTCTTTACAGGCGTTATTATATCTACTTCATGCCATAGTTTCTTGAATGGATCATAAGCTTTCAATATCGCTCACCTCACATTTTTTGCAAAATAAAAGGGGCTTAAAGCCCCTTTCAATAAAAACAACAATACCTTTATATAGATCAAAAATATTCATTTTTTTGAGATTGAAAAAAAACATATTAACCGCTCTCCTTTTAATTCTCAAGAAGAAACTTTATCACATTTCAAAAACTGTACTATTACCTGAAAATAACATACAAATTATCAAATGGTAAATTATCATGAATCAACAGATAATCAGTAAATAATAATTGTTTCATTCGTTAACGAGAAGAATTTATTTAAAAATTAGAGTTCAATAAGAAGATAATTGATTGGTTTTGGTAAGTTGTATAATCATTATGTACCTACCCAGGTGGGTAGGAAGAAAGGAGGCGAGTTTATGTGCTGGTGGTGGTTTGGAAGATGGAACTTTTTTAGTCACTGGAATTGGTTTGGAGCCGTAATTATGATTGTCTGGAGCATAGTAGTAATAGTTGCTGCAGCAATGTTTTTTAGATGGTTTTTTTCTTCATTTGGTGCAAATGCTATGGAAAAATCAAACAGGGCTCTGGAAATTCTTAAAGAACGTTTAGCGAAAGGTGAGATTACAGAAGAGGAATATGAAAGGCTCAAAAAAACACTGGTTTGAACTCAGAATAGAGGTGATATCATGAAAGTCAAAGATCCTGTTTGTGGCATGAAAATAAAAATACATGAAGCTGCGGAAAAGTTTGAATATATGGGAAAAGAATATTACTTTTGCAGCAAAGAATGTTCAGAAAAGTTTAAGTCTGACCCGAATAAATTCATCCAGCCTTCTAAAAAACATGGATGTTGTCATTGAAAAGCTGGCGCCCGCCAGCTTTTTTTACTATAATATTGCTGTAGTTTCAACAACAAAAACGGGAGGATCTGTTGTGCAAAAACATAGAGTTTTCCTGTATTCTTTTGGTTTTCTCTTTATTATCTTTGGTTTAATCACAGGTGGACTGTGGCACCCAGTAGACCTGATTGCAAATCTTTTGAAAATAATAACCGTTCCAGATTATTTGCTAACCGATTATATCGAAATTGGTGGGCTATCCGCTGCTTTCATAAATTCCGGTATCCTGATGATCACTTTCACCTGGTTTCTGCACCTCATGAAATTGCCTACCACCGGATTGTCCTTTGCTTCAATACTGACAGTTGGTGGTTTTGCCTTATTTGGAAAAAATATTTTCAATGTCTGGCCAATCTTAATAGGTGTCTTTTTATACTCTCTTTACAAACGAGAACCATTTTCAAGATACGTATACGTTGCATATTTCGGTACAGCCATAGCCCCACTCGTCACACAAATTGCGTTTTTTCTCCCTGTGAAAGGAGTCAACGAGATCCTTGTTTCATATATTGTTGCTATAGCCATCGGATTTGTTTTGCCAGATCTCGCCGGATATTTTTTGACCACTCACAAGGGTTACAATTTATATAATGTTGGGTTTACGTGTGGCATGATCGGTATGGTTGCTGCAGCACTCCTCAGAACCTACGGCTATGAAATACCATCGCAAAAAGTCTGGTCAATCGGCAATAATATCGTTCTATCAATTTTTCTATTTTTTGTTTTTGCTTTAATGATGTACTATGGCTGGAAAATGAACAGAAAATCACTTTCGAATTATAGCAAGCTTATGAAACACTCTGGAAGATTGGTCAGTGATTTTGTCATATTTGAGGGATTTCCGATAACACTTTTCAACATGGGATTACTCGGTTTTTCAATGACCTTCTATGTGCTGATAACCGGTAGTCAACTGAATGGACCAACTGTGGGTGGAATTCTTACCGTAACCGGTTTTGGAGCCTTTGGAAAACATCCAAGAAATGTTCTACCAGTTTTATTCGGCATAACTATCGGAGGTCTCACGAATAAATACAGTTTATCAGACCCCAACAATGTACTTGCCGCCTTGTTTGGAACAACGCTTTCACCAATTGCCGGAGAATTTGGACCAATATGGGGTATTATCGCTGGCTTCCTCCATATAGCTGTTGTAAACAATGTGGGATTCCTGCATGGTGGGCTCAATCTTTATAATAACGGATTTGCCGCAGGGCTTGTGGCGATGTTTTTAATTCCTTTGATAAAAGTAATCCACAAGAAGGAGGATTAACTCATGCCAAGAAAAATTGAAATAGCAACGAAACTCTGCGCTCAACTAATCAGGTATCTTCTGTCAAAAAACGCGAGTAACATGAGTATCAAAATTGACAACTGTGAAAGCCAACTTTCGATAGTCATAGAGTCTCGAGCACTTCTAAATAATCATGACATTGATTCTCTCAAGTCTTATCTGAAAACCGAGAGCCACGAGGAAATGGGTTATTATTACTTACCCCTGGTTGGTGAATACGGCTCGGATGAAGATATCGCCTTAATAGCAATGCTTGTAAATAAGGTAGAAATTGACTATGATAAAAATTCATCGATTCTGAGAATGAGTTTCCTCATAGGAAGAAATAAATAACACAATTTTGATAAAAAACTAATCCTGCAAGCCCTTCTGATACAAGCCAGATTGTCACAGGTACAGCATTTAATTTGCATGGGTTTGGTCACAGATTTGCGAAAAATCAGCTGCGAATTTGGGATTATTTATATATCAGTGTGATATAATACACGCTAAGAAAACTCTTATCGGGGAGGGAAGGGTATGAAGAAATATCTTGTGCTGTTATTTGTTTTGCTTGTTATTGCCGTGTTTTCCGCTGAATTCATTGTAGTTGGTACCACAGACAAGATTCGAACACTTGATCCTGCCAATTGTTATGATTATTTTTCCAGCAACATTCTTCAAAATATCCTGGCTGGCCCTGTAGACTACAAATTAGGAACAGCCGAAATCATACCGTGGTTGTTTGAAAACTGGAGTGTTTCTGATGATGGACTTACTTACATTTTTTCCATTAAAAAAGGAGCAATGTTTGAGGACGGCACACCAATTGATGCAGAAGTATTCAAATGGTCATGGGAACGCGTATTAAGGTTGAATGGGGATCCGGCGTTCTTGCTGAGTGATGTCATTGATAAAATTGAGGTTGTTGACCAGCACACGTTGAAAGTGAAACTTAAATACAAATTCTCGGCTTTTGTTTCAGTGCTTGGTTACACTGTCGCATTTCCGGTCAATCCAAAAGTAACTCCGGAGAATCAATTTTTTGATGAAGCCCCGTTAGCTTCAGGACCTTACAGGATCACAGAATGGCAAAGAGACGTCAGAATCGTTCTTGAAGCCAATCCAAAATATTTCGGACCTGCTCCAAAGACTCCAAAAATAATCATCCAATTTTTTGAAAACTCCGCACAGTTGAGGATGGCTCTTGAAACAGGGCAAATAGATGTCGCATACAGGCACATGGATCCAAGAGATATTCTCGATCTGAAAAACATGGAATCACAGCTCGGAATAAAGGTCTATTTAGGAACAAGCCCTCAGATTCGTTACTTAGTTATAAATGTTAAACAGCAACCATTTGACAATGTCTATGTGCGACAAGCGTTATCCTATGCCGTTGATAGAGATGTGATTACAAAAACAGTCTTCTCTGATCTGGCAAAACCTCTATATTCCATGATCCCAATGGGATGGTGGAGCCATATTGATGCAATGCCAAAGCGTGACGTGAATATGGCAGTTGAGCTGCTGAAAAAAGCAGGTTATTCTTCTTCAAAGCCCTTGCAGATCGATTTGTGGTATACGCCTTCTCATTACGGTTCTACAGAGGCTGATGTCGCGCAACTTTTGAAAAGATCTTTCGAAGAAACAAAAGCGATAAAAGTAAATATCAAATATGCCGAATGGTCAACGTATGTCGAATATTTCTTGAATGGAACAATGGGATTATTCCTGCTTGGATGGTACCCGGATTATCTCGACCCGGACGATTACGTATGGCCATTCCTGAGTGAAAGCGGAGCCAAGTCGCTCGGTAGTTTTTACAGCAACATGGAAGTTGAGAATTTGATGATGCAAGCACGTGGTATTGAATCCGTTGAAGAAAGATCGAAACTTTATGAGCAAGTTCAAAAATCCTTAGCCCAGGATGTCCCATACATACCTCTCTGGCAAGGTTTTGCAGATTGTGAAGCAAAAGCCAATATATCTGGCATAATCCTTGAACCTACACAAATATTCAGATATTATGTACTTGAGAAAAAGTAATTAATTTTTTTATCTATAAAGCCCGCCTGTGCGCGGGCTTTTTTGCAGAACTTGCGGGGTGATAATCTTGTCATTGAAGAGCTATATAATAACAAGGATAATTCTTGCCCTTCCAATGATTTTCATTTTGCTCGCTGTTATATTTTTCATCCTTCGGATCATACCTGGAGATCCTGTGCTCGCTATCCTGGGAGGTAAAGCTCCCATTGAAGTTATCCAGCAAAAGCGCCATGAGTTAGGTTTAGATAAACCTGTGTTAATTCAATTCTTTGACTACATTAAAGGAATTATGACTGGTAACCTTGGTACATCCACACTTACTAACAGACCTGTTTTCGAAGAGCTTAAAGATCGTTTTCCAGCAACTCTGGAACTGACTATTTTTTCTTTCTTGATAGCCCTAATAATTGGGTTATTCTGGGGAGCAGAAAGTGCGTGGAGAAAAGATGAAGGATTGGACATTGTAGCAAGGGTTTATTCATTATTACTGTACGCAATACCTGTTTTCTGGTTTGGTTTGATCTTACAATTAGTGTTTGCTTCATATTTACGATGGCTTCCTGTGGGTGGAAGAATCCCTGCTTCAGCTGAATTTAAAATTGTCACAGGACTTTATGTTCTGGACGCTATTCTCTCGAAAGACTGGCATGGATTGATCGATGTCTTTCGTTATTTAGCACTACCAAGTATAACACTTGGTATGGTTATCTCAAGCGTATTTTTACGAATGGTCCGCAACAACACCGTCTTGATGTTATCCAAAGATTTTGTAAAAGCTGCCAGAGCGAGGGGCTTAAGAAAAAAGATAGTTCTTTATGGACATGCTGTGAGAAATGCCTTTGTCCCGATATTCACAATAATGGGTATGGAATTCGCCATATTGCTCGCGGGTGCTATTCTAACAGAAACGACTTTCTCCTGGCCGGGCATAGGTAGCTACTTAGTTATGAAAATACGTTATAGAGATTTCCCTGCAATTCAGGGCACTATAGTCTTTTTCGCATTATTCATAGTGATAATAAGCATAATCATAGATATAGTGAATGCCTTGGTAGACCCAAGAGTCCGGTACTAAGGGGTGGTTAGGTGGCCAAGAACAGAGGTTTTATGAGCGAAAAGATAGGGGAATTCATGAGAGATTTGACAGGTTCTGGAACCGGCAGATTGACAATCATTGGTTC is a window of Pseudothermotoga elfii DSM 9442 = NBRC 107921 DNA encoding:
- a CDS encoding dihydroorotase, which encodes MKAYDPFKKLWHEVDIITPVKTRGLIACPTFFDIHTHVRLNGQEDYSSLQKAAIAGGFGRVLIQPNTLPSIETYQIFHEHLELARDKIVDFYWACSIFGELHPDGRKILCYSNDGFEYDTRRILNAFKNKKPYLLLDHSQLHELDGIFYDGTNLSNKTRPVSNEAISIFRNVMLGLEYGFKRFHIQHVSTQRSIETIIYLRKYAEITCEVTPHHLFFNMHDIKNTNFKVNPPFANDFDRETLIKAIENDVVDVLATDHAPHPEKPDDFERAPFGTSGIEIAFSAFYTIIGNIEKVIEKMTIAPGNLMGLRLNFDLDNIVLIDPDARYTVDSNKFFSKGRNCVFDGMKLNGKIVGVKMKGKWVYWDGEFFLN
- a CDS encoding SHOCT domain-containing protein, translating into MCWWWFGRWNFFSHWNWFGAVIMIVWSIVVIVAAAMFFRWFFSSFGANAMEKSNRALEILKERLAKGEITEEEYERLKKTLV
- a CDS encoding YHS domain-containing protein, with the translated sequence MKVKDPVCGMKIKIHEAAEKFEYMGKEYYFCSKECSEKFKSDPNKFIQPSKKHGCCH
- a CDS encoding DUF1576 domain-containing protein, whose translation is MQKHRVFLYSFGFLFIIFGLITGGLWHPVDLIANLLKIITVPDYLLTDYIEIGGLSAAFINSGILMITFTWFLHLMKLPTTGLSFASILTVGGFALFGKNIFNVWPILIGVFLYSLYKREPFSRYVYVAYFGTAIAPLVTQIAFFLPVKGVNEILVSYIVAIAIGFVLPDLAGYFLTTHKGYNLYNVGFTCGMIGMVAAALLRTYGYEIPSQKVWSIGNNIVLSIFLFFVFALMMYYGWKMNRKSLSNYSKLMKHSGRLVSDFVIFEGFPITLFNMGLLGFSMTFYVLITGSQLNGPTVGGILTVTGFGAFGKHPRNVLPVLFGITIGGLTNKYSLSDPNNVLAALFGTTLSPIAGEFGPIWGIIAGFLHIAVVNNVGFLHGGLNLYNNGFAAGLVAMFLIPLIKVIHKKED
- a CDS encoding ABC transporter substrate-binding protein, with product MKKYLVLLFVLLVIAVFSAEFIVVGTTDKIRTLDPANCYDYFSSNILQNILAGPVDYKLGTAEIIPWLFENWSVSDDGLTYIFSIKKGAMFEDGTPIDAEVFKWSWERVLRLNGDPAFLLSDVIDKIEVVDQHTLKVKLKYKFSAFVSVLGYTVAFPVNPKVTPENQFFDEAPLASGPYRITEWQRDVRIVLEANPKYFGPAPKTPKIIIQFFENSAQLRMALETGQIDVAYRHMDPRDILDLKNMESQLGIKVYLGTSPQIRYLVINVKQQPFDNVYVRQALSYAVDRDVITKTVFSDLAKPLYSMIPMGWWSHIDAMPKRDVNMAVELLKKAGYSSSKPLQIDLWYTPSHYGSTEADVAQLLKRSFEETKAIKVNIKYAEWSTYVEYFLNGTMGLFLLGWYPDYLDPDDYVWPFLSESGAKSLGSFYSNMEVENLMMQARGIESVEERSKLYEQVQKSLAQDVPYIPLWQGFADCEAKANISGIILEPTQIFRYYVLEKK
- a CDS encoding ABC transporter permease — translated: MSLKSYIITRIILALPMIFILLAVIFFILRIIPGDPVLAILGGKAPIEVIQQKRHELGLDKPVLIQFFDYIKGIMTGNLGTSTLTNRPVFEELKDRFPATLELTIFSFLIALIIGLFWGAESAWRKDEGLDIVARVYSLLLYAIPVFWFGLILQLVFASYLRWLPVGGRIPASAEFKIVTGLYVLDAILSKDWHGLIDVFRYLALPSITLGMVISSVFLRMVRNNTVLMLSKDFVKAARARGLRKKIVLYGHAVRNAFVPIFTIMGMEFAILLAGAILTETTFSWPGIGSYLVMKIRYRDFPAIQGTIVFFALFIVIISIIIDIVNALVDPRVRY